Below is a window of Candidatus Methylomirabilota bacterium DNA.
CGGCTCCTCGGCCACACCCCGAGCGGGCGCGAGATCTCAGTGCGGGTCCGCGAGATCAAGGAGGAGACGATCCTCCTGGACCTCAATCACCCCCTGGCCGGACAGACCCTCGTGTTCGACGTCAAGATCATCCTCGTCGAGCCGCCGGCGCCGGACGGGCCGGCGGAGTGACGGACTCCGCCGCATCCCGCGGGTGGCGGCGGTGCGCCGAGCGGCTTGGCGGTCAGCGGCTCCCCGCCCCGAACTCCCGGACCTCGAACACCTGGCGCTTCACGTGCCCGTCGAAGGCCGGAAAGCGCTTGCTGTCCTCCAGCGAGACCTTCCGCTCGGGCGAGCTCAGGGCGGCTTGCAGGTCATCCATCGTATCGAAGTAGAGATCGCAGATCTGGTAGATCTCGTCCCCGGGCTCGCCCATCGACACCACGATGCGACGGATGCGCGGCCAGCGGGCGACCGTCGGCAGGTGCGTGGACCAGTAGTGTTCGTCGAAGGCCGCCGGCTCCTCCGGTCGCCCCTGGTAGATCACCGAGAGCTTCACCATGCCGTCGTCCTCCCCTCGGGTCAGCGCTCCCCACCGATCAAGTCGAAGAACCGACGGATGCGGCCGAGCAGAGAGCCCGACGGAACCGGGCTCGGCTCGATGGCGTCCGTCGCCGGGTCATGGAGAATGGCGTCCACGTGCTCGGCCTTTCGCTTCTCGAGCGTCCGGCAGAGTCGACCTGCGGCGGCCGGATCGTTGAGGAGAACCGGCCGGAGCGCATCGCGGCTGAGAACCAGGAGATCGGTGTCCTCGAGCGTGCGGATCGTCGCCGAGCGCGGCGCGCCGGTGAGGAGCGACAGCTCGCCGAAGTAATCGCCCGCTTCGATCACGGCCAGCGTCCGCTCCGGGCCGCCGTTCGGGGAGTGCAGGGAGACCTGAACCCGGCCCGACGCAACCACGAAGAGACTGTCCCCGGGCTCGCCCTGCCGGACCACGACCATTCCCGCCGGGTAGGGCTCGATCCGGACCTCGGTCGCCAGCCGCTCCACCTCCTCCTGCGTGAGGGCCGCCAGGAAGTCGACGCTGCGCAGGAGCCCGGCGACCCGCTCGAACTCCTCGTGGTGCCGGGCGGCGTCGACCATCGCGGCATCACGCCAGTACACATTCGACGTGGGAAACGGAATCTGGATGCCCCGCCGGCGGAAGGCGTACCAGACGTGGGCCAGTACCGCGCCCTGGATCTCGTTCCAGTTGGCGAAGTCGCGGATGTAGTAGGTCAGGCGATAGACGATCGAGAAGTTGTCGAAGCGGCTCACCAGCGCGAAGGGCGGCGGCATCGGCAGGACGCCCTCGGCCTCGAGGGCGGCGTGCTCGAGCACCCCGGTCACCCGGTTCGGCGGCTCGGCATAGGCGACGCCCACCTCGATCGAGTGCCCGTGGATGGGACTCGGCCGGCTCATGTTCACGATCTCGGCCTTGGCGACCACGCTGTTCGGAATGATGAGGTAGTCTTCCTGCTTCTGGATCTGGACCTTGACCGCGCGCCAGCTCACCTCCTGGATGCGGCCCACGCGGTCACCGATTCGGATCCAGTCGCCGGACTCGAAGGGGCGATCGATCATCAGCGCCAGGCCGGCGAACAGGTTGGCCAGGGTCTCCTGGAGGGCGAGCCCGAGCACGATGGTGAGCGCGGCCGAGGTGGCCACCAGGGCGGTGACGTCGACCCCGAGGCCCATCCGGAGGAGGACGACCAGCGCCACGACCGCGAAAATGGCGGAGCAGATCTCGCGCAGGATGGCGGGCGGTGCCACGCGACCCTGGCGCACCGCCACCACGTCGAGCATGAAGACTTCGACGATCTTGAACGCGAGGTAGGCGAGCGCGAACAGGGTCAGAACGTAGAGATACGGCTTGAGCCCGTCGCCGGGGCCCGGCCCGAGGTAGCGGAACAGGGCCAGGCTGCCCGCGAACGCCGTGAGCGTGAGTGCCAGGGACAGACGGCGGAGCAGCGGCCGGCGGCACAGCGCCCGAACGATCAGGGCGGCCACCATGAACACGGCCACCGCGATGGCGGCCGCACCGGCCAGGTCGATCAGCCGTGGGTCCACGTCACCTCCGGTCCGGGGTCCCGCGGAAACGGCCGGGTCGCGCGGGCCACGACTGACCGATCTTACTGCAAAAGCGCGCGGCGTGCCAAGGAACGGGTCCAGGCGCCGATTACCTGGGCTATACTGGGGACCGCCAACGCTCCCCGGCTCCCCGACAGGAGGACTCCGCCATGATCGACTTCAGCATCCCCCCCGAGCTTGCCGAGATGCGCAAGGCCGTGACCGACTTCATGGAAGAGCACGTCTACCCGGCCGAGCGCGAGACGACGGACGAGGGCGAAGGGCTGCCGCGGGATCGCCTCCGGGGGCTCCAGGCCAAGGCGAAGGAGCGGGGGCTCTGGGCCCCCCACATGCCCGAGGAGGTCGGGGGCATGGGCATCGGTGCTGTCGGCCTGGCCCTCCTCAACGAGATCATCGGACGGAGCCCGATCGGGCCGGTCATCCTCGGCTGCCAGGCCCCCGACGCCGGCAACTGCGAGATCCTCCACCTCTACGGGACCGAGGAGCAGAAGCGCCGCTACCTCGTCCCCAATGTCGCCGGCGAGGTCCGCTCGTGCTTCTCGATGACCGAGCCGGAGGTTTCCGGCGCGGACCCCACCGGCCTCCGGACGACCGCCGTTCTGGAGGGGGACGAATGGGTGATCAACGGCCACAAGTGGTTTACGAGCGGGGCCATCGGCTCGGCCTTCGCCATCGTCATGGCCAAGACGGAGCCCCAGGCCCAGCCCCACAGCCGCTTCAGCATGATCATCGTCCCGACCGACACGCCCGGGTTCCGGATCGTGCGCCCGATCCCGGTGATGGGGCACACCCGGGCCCGCGGCGGGCACTGCGAGATCCGCTACGAGAACTGCCGCGTGCCGGCCCGGAACCTGCTCGGCCCCCGCGGACAGGGCTTCAAGATCGCCCAGGCCCGCCTGGGGCCGGGCCGCATCCAGCACTGCATGCGCTGGCTCGGCGTGGCCCAGCGCAGCTTCGAGCTGATGTGCCGGCACGTCACGCGGCGCGAGGCGTTCGGCTCGAAACTGGCCGAGAAGCAGACCGTCCAGAACTGGATCGCCGATTCGGCGGCGGAGATCCAGGCGGCGCGCCTCATGACGCTCCACGCGGCGTGGAAGATGGACCAGAAGCTCGACGCTCGCGTCGACATCTCCCTGATCAAGTTCTTCGGGGCCAAGGTGCTGATCGACGTCATCGACCGGGCCATCCAGGCGCACGGCGCGGCGGGGATCACAGGCGACCTGCCGCTCGAGGGGTTCTACCGGGAGGCCCGGGCCGCGCGCATCTACGATGGTCCGGACGAGGTGCACCGGATGGTGGTGGCTCGGCGCATCCTGCGAGAATTCCAGGAGTAGCCC
It encodes the following:
- a CDS encoding EthD family reductase encodes the protein MVKLSVIYQGRPEEPAAFDEHYWSTHLPTVARWPRIRRIVVSMGEPGDEIYQICDLYFDTMDDLQAALSSPERKVSLEDSKRFPAFDGHVKRQVFEVREFGAGSR
- a CDS encoding mechanosensitive ion channel family protein — translated: MDPRLIDLAGAAAIAVAVFMVAALIVRALCRRPLLRRLSLALTLTAFAGSLALFRYLGPGPGDGLKPYLYVLTLFALAYLAFKIVEVFMLDVVAVRQGRVAPPAILREICSAIFAVVALVVLLRMGLGVDVTALVATSAALTIVLGLALQETLANLFAGLALMIDRPFESGDWIRIGDRVGRIQEVSWRAVKVQIQKQEDYLIIPNSVVAKAEIVNMSRPSPIHGHSIEVGVAYAEPPNRVTGVLEHAALEAEGVLPMPPPFALVSRFDNFSIVYRLTYYIRDFANWNEIQGAVLAHVWYAFRRRGIQIPFPTSNVYWRDAAMVDAARHHEEFERVAGLLRSVDFLAALTQEEVERLATEVRIEPYPAGMVVVRQGEPGDSLFVVASGRVQVSLHSPNGGPERTLAVIEAGDYFGELSLLTGAPRSATIRTLEDTDLLVLSRDALRPVLLNDPAAAGRLCRTLEKRKAEHVDAILHDPATDAIEPSPVPSGSLLGRIRRFFDLIGGER
- a CDS encoding acyl-CoA dehydrogenase family protein, producing MIDFSIPPELAEMRKAVTDFMEEHVYPAERETTDEGEGLPRDRLRGLQAKAKERGLWAPHMPEEVGGMGIGAVGLALLNEIIGRSPIGPVILGCQAPDAGNCEILHLYGTEEQKRRYLVPNVAGEVRSCFSMTEPEVSGADPTGLRTTAVLEGDEWVINGHKWFTSGAIGSAFAIVMAKTEPQAQPHSRFSMIIVPTDTPGFRIVRPIPVMGHTRARGGHCEIRYENCRVPARNLLGPRGQGFKIAQARLGPGRIQHCMRWLGVAQRSFELMCRHVTRREAFGSKLAEKQTVQNWIADSAAEIQAARLMTLHAAWKMDQKLDARVDISLIKFFGAKVLIDVIDRAIQAHGAAGITGDLPLEGFYREARAARIYDGPDEVHRMVVARRILREFQE